The Zavarzinia compransoris genome has a window encoding:
- a CDS encoding DUF3576 domain-containing protein, which yields MFGLRSGARLASALAVLALAACGSAETAQQYPQQRTNGGYDPAPDPSEQPEGGLFGPDGIVLFGGKDRNAEDAGSSGIGVNALLWRASLDTLSFMPLASADPFGGVIITDWYSSPDRPSERMKATVYILDRRLRADGLKVALFRQQIGPERQWIDVPVSAETVGQLENAILTRARQLRVQSLGQ from the coding sequence ATGTTCGGACTGCGTTCTGGTGCCAGGCTCGCCTCGGCCCTGGCCGTTCTGGCCCTGGCCGCCTGCGGTTCCGCTGAAACCGCGCAGCAATATCCGCAGCAGCGTACGAACGGTGGCTACGATCCCGCGCCGGACCCGAGCGAACAGCCGGAAGGCGGCCTGTTCGGGCCGGACGGCATCGTTCTCTTCGGCGGGAAAGACCGCAACGCGGAAGATGCCGGCTCCAGCGGCATCGGCGTCAACGCCCTGCTGTGGCGCGCCTCGCTCGACACCCTGTCGTTCATGCCCCTGGCCTCGGCCGATCCCTTCGGCGGCGTCATCATCACCGACTGGTATTCCTCGCCCGACCGCCCGTCCGAGCGCATGAAGGCGACCGTCTACATCCTCGATCGCCGGCTGCGCGCCGACGGCCTGAAGGTCGCCCTGTTCCGCCAGCAGATCGGCCCGGAACGCCAGTGGATCGACGTGCCGGTCTCGGCCGAGACGGTGGGCCAGCTCGAGAATGCGATTCTCACCCGCGCCCGCCAGCTCCGCGTGCAGAGCCTCGGGCAGTAA
- a CDS encoding porin: MKKILLGTTALATAVLLTNAAHAADDGLKLTLGGFFSGVVLAGDDGNNNSRGISFDSWNSEISFTAEATAANGLTYGFQIQLEGASVADQIDEAYLYLSGGFGRIELGTQDPVAAQMGYVAPSPDATGVLTVNSGDYFINAFTYNSDGDAGKINYFTPRIGGFQLGLSYSPDGTQDPADGAVSGGFEPDNNVNGAGQQFTAGLNYSKEFSGVTLGLSGTYAWLEVESPTVGMDDQTSWGLGANIGFGAGAGTVTLGGSYLNITNFNFADSDDVSAYDAGVQYAQGPFTVGVQSIWWDQDSFADTIWGISVGGGYKVAAGLDLSLGYMHWDNQGGGGGAFSNTNADVFLFGTTLSF; the protein is encoded by the coding sequence ATGAAAAAGATTCTTCTGGGCACCACGGCTCTTGCCACCGCCGTGCTGCTGACCAATGCCGCCCATGCCGCCGATGACGGTCTGAAGCTGACCCTGGGCGGTTTCTTCTCGGGCGTCGTCCTGGCCGGCGATGACGGCAACAACAACAGCCGCGGCATTTCGTTCGATTCCTGGAACAGCGAAATCAGCTTCACCGCCGAAGCCACCGCTGCGAACGGCCTGACCTACGGTTTCCAGATTCAGCTGGAAGGCGCCTCGGTCGCCGACCAGATCGACGAAGCCTATCTGTACCTCTCGGGCGGTTTCGGCCGCATCGAACTCGGCACCCAGGACCCGGTCGCGGCTCAGATGGGCTATGTCGCCCCGTCGCCGGACGCCACGGGCGTTCTGACCGTCAACTCGGGTGACTACTTCATCAATGCGTTCACCTACAATTCCGATGGTGACGCCGGCAAGATCAACTACTTCACCCCGCGCATCGGCGGCTTCCAGCTCGGTCTGTCCTACTCGCCGGACGGCACCCAGGATCCGGCCGACGGCGCCGTTTCCGGCGGCTTCGAGCCGGACAACAACGTCAACGGCGCCGGCCAGCAGTTCACCGCCGGCCTGAACTACAGCAAGGAATTCTCGGGCGTCACCCTCGGCCTGTCGGGCACCTATGCCTGGCTCGAAGTCGAGAGCCCGACCGTCGGCATGGACGACCAGACCTCCTGGGGCCTCGGCGCCAACATCGGCTTCGGCGCCGGTGCCGGCACCGTCACCCTCGGCGGTTCGTACCTGAACATCACCAACTTCAACTTCGCCGACAGCGACGACGTGTCCGCCTATGACGCCGGCGTGCAGTATGCCCAGGGCCCGTTCACGGTCGGCGTGCAGTCGATCTGGTGGGACCAGGACAGCTTCGCCGACACCATCTGGGGCATCTCGGTCGGTGGCGGCTACAAGGTGGCGGCCGGTCTCGACCTCTCGCTCGGCTACATGCACTGGGACAACCAGGGCGGCGGCGGCGGCGCGTTCTCGAACACCAACGCCGATGTCTTCCTGTTCGGCACGACCCTGTCGTTCTGA
- a CDS encoding sulfotransferase domain-containing protein: protein MAALIWLASYPKSGNTWLRTFLHHLLINPPAPLPPDSLHRFTLGDHHRIWFDKAAGRSTAGFSLAEILQLRPKTQVLMTGASADSVFVKTHSMVGTYQGVPLINMEVTAGAIYVVRDPRDVVISAADHYGLGIDDMITRMADRDATIGGQQNQVEVRVGDWSSNVESWTGQTGRGLLVVRYEDMEQKPLKTFGAIAGFLGLKPPRERLERAIRFSSFKVSQNQEAQHGFAERSQHSARFFRIGKSGQWPGVLTPEQVARIEHDHGAVMKRFGYL from the coding sequence TTGGCGGCTTTGATCTGGTTGGCGTCCTATCCGAAGTCGGGCAATACGTGGCTGCGCACGTTCCTTCACCATCTCCTGATCAATCCGCCGGCACCGCTGCCGCCGGATTCCCTGCACCGCTTCACCCTCGGCGATCACCACCGCATCTGGTTCGACAAGGCCGCGGGCCGCTCCACCGCCGGGTTTTCCCTGGCCGAGATTCTGCAGCTGCGCCCGAAGACCCAGGTCCTGATGACCGGCGCCTCGGCGGATTCCGTCTTCGTGAAGACCCATTCGATGGTCGGCACCTACCAGGGGGTGCCCCTGATCAACATGGAAGTCACCGCCGGGGCCATCTATGTGGTCCGGGACCCGCGGGACGTGGTCATCTCGGCCGCGGATCACTATGGCCTCGGTATCGACGACATGATTACGCGCATGGCCGATCGGGATGCGACGATCGGCGGCCAGCAGAACCAGGTCGAAGTCCGGGTCGGCGATTGGTCCTCGAACGTCGAAAGCTGGACCGGCCAGACCGGCCGGGGCCTGCTCGTCGTCCGCTACGAGGACATGGAACAGAAGCCGCTGAAGACCTTCGGCGCCATTGCCGGCTTCCTCGGGTTGAAGCCGCCGCGGGAACGGCTGGAACGGGCCATCCGCTTTTCCTCCTTCAAGGTTTCGCAGAACCAGGAGGCCCAGCACGGCTTCGCCGAGCGAAGCCAGCATTCCGCCCGCTTCTTCAGGATCGGCAAGTCCGGCCAATGGCCCGGGGTGCTGACGCCCGAACAGGTCGCCCGCATCGAGCACGACCACGGCGCGGTGATGAAAAGATTCGGCTATCTCTGA
- a CDS encoding porin — protein MTNKILLGTTALAAILLSTGAQAADDGLKMKVGGYFEGFVLFGDVGGNNARNGLRSVSVDSWNSEVWFIAEAEAANGLKYGFRIELEGASQAGGGDTIDESFLWLEGSFGRIVAGNEDGVGNTLSYKAPTPSKDGAIKIEDQDYSPHGNLIASPWLRNFDSPNHFSGDASKLIYISPRFSGLQFGISYAPDLSEDPADLAVSGGFELDNDGAAGNALELAINYKNKFGDLGVEAAVTYYQDEAEQPSTGALGQPADRQSVAVGGGITYKGFAVGLNYQYTDNYGRPGYAIGGQGAEGRELNQFIGGIQYATGPWSFGIQAGYGKAEQGAREDELFSGVIGGGYNLAPGINVDFGLQYHEWDSTNNALDADATVGLIGTRLSF, from the coding sequence ATGACCAACAAGATCCTGCTTGGCACCACCGCGCTGGCTGCCATCCTGCTTTCCACCGGCGCCCAGGCTGCCGACGACGGCCTGAAGATGAAGGTCGGCGGTTATTTCGAAGGTTTCGTCCTGTTCGGTGACGTCGGCGGCAACAACGCCCGCAATGGCCTGCGCTCGGTGTCGGTCGACAGCTGGAACAGCGAAGTCTGGTTCATCGCCGAAGCCGAAGCCGCCAACGGCCTGAAGTACGGCTTCCGCATCGAACTCGAAGGCGCCAGCCAGGCCGGCGGCGGCGACACGATCGACGAATCCTTCCTGTGGCTCGAAGGCTCGTTCGGCCGTATCGTGGCCGGCAATGAAGACGGCGTCGGCAACACCCTGTCCTACAAGGCGCCGACCCCCTCGAAGGACGGCGCGATCAAGATCGAAGATCAGGATTACTCGCCCCACGGCAACCTGATCGCGTCGCCCTGGCTGCGCAACTTCGACTCGCCGAACCACTTCTCGGGCGACGCGTCCAAGCTGATCTACATCAGCCCGCGCTTCTCGGGCCTGCAGTTCGGTATCTCCTACGCTCCGGACCTGAGCGAAGATCCGGCGGATCTGGCCGTCTCGGGCGGCTTCGAGCTGGACAATGACGGCGCCGCCGGCAATGCGCTCGAACTCGCGATCAACTACAAGAACAAGTTCGGTGACCTCGGCGTCGAAGCCGCGGTCACCTACTATCAGGACGAAGCCGAACAGCCGAGCACCGGCGCCCTCGGCCAGCCGGCCGACCGTCAGAGCGTCGCCGTCGGCGGTGGCATCACCTACAAGGGCTTCGCCGTCGGCCTGAACTATCAGTACACCGACAACTACGGCCGTCCCGGCTACGCCATCGGCGGCCAGGGCGCGGAAGGCCGCGAGCTGAACCAGTTCATCGGCGGCATCCAGTACGCCACCGGCCCGTGGTCCTTCGGTATCCAGGCCGGCTACGGCAAGGCCGAGCAGGGCGCCCGTGAAGACGAGCTGTTCTCGGGCGTCATCGGCGGCGGCTACAACCTCGCCCCCGGCATCAACGTCGACTTCGGCCTGCAGTACCACGAGTGGGACTCGACCAACAACGCGCTGGACGCGGATGCCACGGTCGGCCTGATCGGTACCCGCCTGTCGTTCTGA
- a CDS encoding CopG family ribbon-helix-helix protein — protein MREATFTFRVDETLKAEFASAAKARDRSGAQLLRDFMREVVQQQRDAAEHDAWFRRQVQIGLDSANAGNLIPAADVEARFAAKRAATRRRLETTE, from the coding sequence ATGCGTGAAGCCACTTTCACGTTCCGGGTCGACGAAACCTTGAAAGCCGAATTTGCCAGCGCCGCCAAGGCCCGCGACCGCAGCGGCGCGCAGTTGCTCCGGGACTTCATGCGCGAGGTCGTCCAGCAGCAACGGGACGCGGCCGAGCACGACGCATGGTTCCGCCGTCAGGTGCAGATCGGCCTGGATTCGGCCAATGCCGGCAACCTGATTCCGGCCGCCGACGTGGAAGCCAGGTTCGCGGCCAAGCGGGCAGCGACACGTCGCCGGCTTGAAACAACCGAATGA
- the acs gene encoding acetate--CoA ligase, with protein sequence MSQDIYPVPAGFAAGARIDASGYEAAYRRSLEDPAGFWAEAGRRLDWITPYSPGAVKDVSFGGPGAASGDVHIRWFHDGTLNVAANCLDRHLGPRGDKVAILWEGDNPADSRAITYRQLHAEVSRFANALLDLGVQKGDRVTIYLPMIPEAAVAMLACARIGAIHSIVFGGFSPDSLAGRIVDCGSKIVITADEGLRAGKTVPLKANTDKALDQAPGVETVVVVRRTGGRIGFQDGRDHWYHDLIAKADPVNEPAPQNAEDPLFILYTSGSTGKPKGVLHTTGGYLVYAAMTHEYVFDVRDDDIYWCTADVGWVTGHSYIVYGPLANGATTLMFEGVPTYPDASRFWQVIDKYGVTIFYTAPTAIRSLMREGEALVKTTSRASLRLLGSVGEPINPEAWAWYHKVVGDERCPIVDTWWQTETGGILITPLPGAIALKPGSATLPFFGIAPQVVDAEGKVLEGATEGNLVIADSWPGQMRSVYGDHERFVQTYFSTYPGKYFTGDGCRRDEDGYYWITGRVDDVINVSGHRMGTAEVESALVAHPKVAEAAVVGYPHDLKGQGIYAYVTLNAGEDPTDALKKDLVAWVRREIGPIASPDLIQFAPGLPKTRSGKIMRRILRKIAENEFGALGDTSTLADPGVVTDLIENRQNR encoded by the coding sequence ATGAGCCAGGACATCTACCCGGTGCCGGCGGGTTTCGCGGCGGGGGCCAGGATTGACGCCTCGGGTTACGAAGCGGCCTATCGCCGCTCGCTCGAAGACCCCGCGGGCTTCTGGGCCGAGGCCGGCAGGCGCCTCGACTGGATCACGCCCTATTCGCCGGGCGCCGTGAAGGACGTCTCCTTCGGCGGCCCCGGCGCGGCTTCGGGCGACGTGCACATCCGCTGGTTCCACGACGGCACCCTCAACGTCGCCGCCAACTGCCTCGACCGCCATCTCGGCCCCCGCGGCGACAAGGTCGCCATCCTCTGGGAAGGCGACAATCCCGCTGACAGCCGCGCCATCACCTATCGCCAGCTTCATGCCGAGGTCTCGCGCTTCGCCAATGCCCTGCTCGACCTCGGCGTCCAGAAGGGCGACCGCGTCACCATCTACCTGCCCATGATCCCGGAAGCCGCCGTCGCCATGCTGGCCTGCGCCCGGATCGGCGCCATCCATTCCATCGTCTTCGGCGGCTTCTCCCCCGACAGCCTCGCCGGACGCATCGTCGACTGCGGCTCGAAGATCGTCATCACCGCCGACGAGGGCCTCCGCGCCGGCAAGACCGTCCCCCTCAAGGCCAATACCGACAAGGCCCTGGACCAGGCCCCGGGGGTCGAGACCGTCGTCGTCGTCCGCCGCACCGGCGGCAGGATCGGCTTCCAGGACGGCCGCGACCATTGGTATCACGACCTGATCGCCAAGGCCGATCCCGTCAACGAGCCCGCGCCCCAGAATGCCGAGGATCCCCTCTTCATCCTCTATACCTCGGGTTCCACCGGCAAGCCCAAGGGCGTGCTGCATACCACCGGCGGCTATCTCGTCTATGCCGCCATGACCCATGAATATGTCTTCGACGTCCGCGACGACGACATCTACTGGTGCACCGCCGACGTCGGCTGGGTCACCGGCCATTCCTATATCGTCTATGGCCCGCTCGCCAACGGCGCCACCACCCTGATGTTCGAGGGCGTGCCCACCTATCCGGACGCCTCGCGCTTCTGGCAGGTGATCGACAAATACGGCGTCACCATCTTCTACACCGCCCCCACCGCCATCCGCAGCCTGATGCGCGAGGGCGAGGCCCTGGTCAAGACCACCTCCCGCGCCTCGCTCCGCCTGCTCGGCTCCGTCGGCGAACCCATCAACCCGGAAGCCTGGGCCTGGTATCACAAGGTCGTCGGCGACGAGCGCTGCCCGATCGTCGACACCTGGTGGCAGACCGAGACCGGCGGCATCCTGATCACGCCGCTGCCCGGCGCCATCGCCCTCAAGCCCGGTTCCGCCACCCTGCCCTTCTTCGGCATCGCGCCCCAGGTGGTCGATGCCGAGGGCAAGGTGCTGGAAGGGGCGACCGAGGGCAATCTCGTCATCGCCGACAGCTGGCCCGGCCAGATGCGCAGCGTCTACGGCGACCACGAGCGCTTCGTGCAGACTTATTTCTCCACCTACCCGGGCAAGTATTTCACCGGCGACGGCTGCCGCCGCGACGAGGACGGCTATTACTGGATCACCGGCCGGGTCGACGACGTGATCAATGTCTCCGGCCACCGCATGGGCACGGCCGAGGTCGAAAGCGCCCTGGTCGCCCACCCCAAGGTGGCCGAGGCCGCCGTGGTCGGCTATCCCCACGACCTCAAGGGCCAGGGCATCTATGCCTATGTCACCCTGAATGCCGGCGAAGACCCGACCGATGCCCTGAAGAAGGACCTCGTCGCCTGGGTCCGGCGCGAGATCGGCCCCATCGCCAGCCCCGACCTGATCCAGTTCGCCCCCGGCCTGCCCAAGACCCGCTCCGGCAAGATCATGCGCCGCATCCTGCGCAAGATCGCCGAGAACGAGTTCGGCGCCCTCGGCGATACCTCCACCCTCGCCGACCCCGGCGTCGTCACCGATCTCATCGAGAACAGACAGAACAGGTAA
- a CDS encoding MFS transporter: MDDEPPPLVPPPAPHGGTGASASRLAQASWTTFDWAFQPFFTLVTTFIFAPYFVAAVAPDAVAGQALWGYTQTVAGIAIALLSPVLGAVADAAGPRKPWILVLAACTFAGCALLWFAVPGAGGGMLLLTLAAITLATIGAEFAIVFNNAMLPGLVPPHRIGVLSAIGWGVGYIGGLISLGLVLGLFVLPEVPAFGLDKAAHEAERLSGPLSALWLLVFILPMFLFVPDQPRTTLSRRAAVRQGLAQLGATLRHLPGHRNILRFLLAHMIYGDALLAIFAFGGIYARATFGWDLLTIGIFGILLNVLAMTGSFLGGWLEARAGSKATIAVSLVMLILGTIGILSISGERIFFVFEVTPPAPGRALFDSPAEWAFLASTLVLGLPFGPAQASSRSLLARLAPPRLMTEFFGLYALSGKATAFLAPFLIGVITEVTRDQRLGIAVVLPFLALGLWLLAGVREDRPER, from the coding sequence TTGGACGACGAACCGCCGCCGCTTGTCCCGCCCCCGGCCCCGCACGGCGGGACGGGGGCCTCCGCCTCCCGCCTCGCCCAGGCGTCCTGGACCACCTTCGACTGGGCGTTCCAGCCCTTCTTCACCCTGGTCACTACTTTCATCTTCGCGCCCTATTTCGTGGCCGCGGTCGCGCCGGATGCGGTCGCGGGCCAGGCGCTCTGGGGCTATACCCAGACCGTGGCGGGGATCGCCATCGCCCTGCTCTCGCCCGTGCTCGGCGCCGTCGCCGATGCGGCAGGGCCGCGCAAGCCCTGGATCCTGGTCCTGGCCGCCTGCACCTTTGCCGGCTGCGCCCTGCTCTGGTTCGCGGTACCTGGGGCGGGCGGCGGCATGCTGCTGCTGACGCTGGCGGCGATCACCCTGGCGACAATCGGGGCCGAATTCGCCATCGTCTTCAACAATGCCATGCTGCCGGGCCTGGTGCCGCCGCACCGGATCGGCGTGCTCTCCGCCATCGGCTGGGGGGTGGGCTATATCGGCGGGCTGATCTCGCTCGGCCTCGTGCTCGGGCTGTTCGTGCTGCCCGAAGTGCCGGCCTTCGGCCTGGACAAGGCGGCCCATGAGGCGGAACGCCTGTCCGGGCCGCTCTCCGCCCTGTGGCTGCTGGTCTTCATCCTGCCCATGTTCCTGTTCGTGCCGGATCAGCCGCGGACCACCCTGTCGCGCCGGGCGGCGGTGCGTCAGGGCCTCGCCCAATTGGGCGCCACCCTGCGCCACCTGCCCGGGCACCGGAATATCCTGCGCTTCCTGCTGGCCCATATGATCTATGGCGATGCCCTGCTCGCCATCTTCGCCTTCGGCGGCATCTATGCCCGCGCCACCTTCGGCTGGGACCTGCTGACCATCGGCATTTTCGGCATCCTGCTGAATGTCCTGGCCATGACCGGTTCCTTCCTCGGCGGCTGGCTGGAAGCGCGGGCCGGTTCCAAGGCGACCATCGCGGTCTCCCTGGTCATGCTGATCCTCGGCACCATCGGCATTCTCTCGATCAGCGGCGAGCGCATCTTCTTCGTCTTCGAGGTGACGCCGCCGGCACCCGGCCGCGCCCTGTTCGACAGTCCGGCGGAATGGGCCTTCCTGGCCTCGACCCTGGTGCTCGGCCTGCCCTTCGGCCCGGCCCAGGCGTCCAGCCGCAGCCTGCTGGCCCGGCTGGCGCCGCCCCGGCTGATGACCGAATTCTTCGGCCTCTACGCCCTCTCGGGTAAGGCGACGGCCTTCCTCGCCCCCTTCCTGATCGGGGTGATCACCGAGGTGACCCGGGACCAGCGCCTGGGCATCGCCGTGGTCCTGCCCTTCCTCGCCCTCGGCCTGTGGCTGCTGGCGGGCGTCCGGGAAGACCGGCCCGAACGCTGA